The Acidobacteriota bacterium genomic sequence AAATGTCGTGCCCCAGAATTCAATCCCTGCCACATCTTCTTTCCATTTCTCATGACCGACGCGGTTGACAGCCGCAACATAAACGCCATTGGCAATCGCATGAGCGCGTTGAATGGTGCGCCAGGCGTCGCGTTGTTGTGCGCCGTACTGCGCTTTTTCATGCGGGTGCCAGCCAATCGCTGTCGGATAGAACAGGACGTTCGCGCCGCGCAGCGCCGTGAGTCTTGCGCCTTCCGGATACCATTGATCCCAGCAAATCAAGGTGCCGACGCGACCGGCATCCGTATCGAATGCTTTGAATCCCAAATCGCCCGGCGTGAAATAAAATTTTTCGTAATAAGCCGGGTCGTCCGGTATGTGCATTTTGCGGTAAAGGTCTGCGACTTCACCTTGCGCGTTAATATAAGCGACGGTGTTGTGATAGAGTCCGACGGCGCGGCGTTCAAAAAGCGATGCGACAATGGTGACTTTCGCCTGGCGCGCGACTTTGCCGAGGGCTTCGGTAGCTGTGCCGGGAATCGGTTCGGCGAGGTCGAAAAGTTCGGCGTCTTCGCGCTGGCAGAAATACTCGGAGCGAAACAATTCCGGCAAACAGATGACCTCTGCGCCTTGTTGTGCGGCGTCTTCGCACATCGCCACGGCGCGGCGCAGATTGTCGTCAATATCTTTCGACATCTGCATCTGCACCAGACCAACTTTAAAATTCTTTTCCTTTTGCATAGTGATTCAAGCTTAACATTTCAATTGCGGATTTTTTAATTCAACTACTCGCCGATGATTTTAACGAGCACACGCTTGCGGCGATTGCCGTCGAATTCGCCGTAAAAAATTTGTTCCCAGGTGCCAAAATCCAGTTTGCCATTGGTGATGGCGACTACGACTTCACGACCCATAATCTGGCGCTTGATGTGGGCGTCGGCATTGTCTTCGCCGGTGTCGTTGTGGCGATACTGACCGATGGGTTCGTGTGGCGCGAGGCGTTCTAAGAATACTTCGTAGTCGTGATGCAATCCCGATTCGTCATCGTTGATGAAAACCGAAGATGAGATATGCATGGGGTTGACGAGACACAAACCTTCTTTGATGCCGCTCTCTTTTAAACAGGCTTCGACCTGCGGCGTGATGTTGATAAAAGCGCGGCGCGTTGAAATATTGAACCAGAGTTCTTTTCGATAACTTTTCATAGCGGCAATTATCGTTCAATCATTTGGTGATGACAAAGCGCGGTTGATGAAAGGGGAAGGTTTCAGGTGAATTCAATTGCCTGGGCTGCAAAATGCTGCTTCACCGCGAGAGCCGCAGAGAACGCAAAGGCAGCGCAGAGAAATCCCCGACAATTTTTTCACCAACCATTCAATCTCACACGCGCTTGATGCACGCGGGCGAATTGTTACGCGGCGAATTGACCAGACGCGAGACTTCATAGGCTTCCATCAAGTCTGCCGAAAAAGGTTGCAGCATCTCGAGCAACACGTTTTGATTTTTCACCGAAGCATCAAGCCATAATTCATGTTGCTCGCGCGGCAAAATCACCGGCATGCGTTCATGGAGGTCGCGCATCAAATCATTGGCTTCGGTGGTAATAATGGTGCAGGTCGTGAGCACCTGACCTTCAGGCGTTTCCCAATGGTCAAAAAGCCCCGCAAAGGCGAACGGTTCATCGGATTTCAGATGGATATAAAACGGAATCTTTTCTTTGCCGGTTTTTTTCCATTCATAAAATCCATCGGCAACAATCAGGCAACGACTGTTTTTAAACGGGGTTTTGAAACTCGGTTTTTCAATGATGGTTTCGGCGCGCGCATTAATCATTTTTGCGGCAAGCGAATCGTCTTTTGCCCACGAAGGAATGAGTCCCCAGCGCATGGCGGTTAATCGTTTAACGGAATTGCCGGAAATCGCCAACAGATTTTGCGTTGGCGCGATGTTAAAACTCGGTTGCAAGTCGGCTTCGACGATGTCGATGAAAAAGGCTTCGGCAATTTCGTCAATGGTTCGGCTTCTTACAAATCGTCCGCACATAATAGTTGAATATTAAGTCAATCCATGAAAAAAGACTATGCGTAGAAGAGGATACAGGATTCAGGATACAGGATACAGGAAGAAGAAAGTATGAACGATGAACGATGAAGTATGAACTAAAAGAATTCCACCTTGTTCATCGTTCATCGTTCCGCCTTCATCGTTTTCTTTGTCCTGTATCCTAAAGGACTAAGCAATGCAAGAACTCACAGAAGCGATATTGCACGCGCCGGTTGATGGATTGAATCTGCGCGGGAAAACTTTTGGCGAGCAGTTCGGTGAAGGCGCGACGCTGCTGGTTTTTCTCAGACATTTTGGCTGAATTTTTTGTCGTGAGAGCGTAAAGGATTTACGCCAGGCTGCGATGCAGAATGTAAATTATCCGGCAATCGTTTTTGTTTATCAGGGCACCGTCAAAGAGGGCGAAGAATTTTTTAACAGGTTCTGGAAAGAGGCGCGCGCCATTGCCGACCGACCGAAACGTTTTTATGAAGCTTTTGATCTCAGGCGCGGCAACCTTGTCCAACTTTTGGGTCCCGCAGTTATTGCGCGCGGCGTTCAGGCGGCTGCCAAGGGAAATTTCGTCGGCAAACCCGTAGGCGATACCACGATTTTATCCGGCTATTTTTTAATTCAAAAAAATCAGATTGTCTGGCAGTACCTTTCAAAACATAGCGGCGACCATCCCGATTTTAAGCAACTCAACCAGTAACTTCCCACCACCTAATGAACCGCTCACTGTAAACTGTAGAGCCTGGCATTCAAGTCATTGCAATAAATGCGCCTCCTATCGGCAGGCATTTCTCTACAGGTTTATCTCAAAGTCTCTGGCAAAGCGTTTCCCCGATTGGGGAAGACGCCGATTCAGTCAGATTGATGCCCACTCATTCAATTTCAATCAACCTGCCGGGTAAAATGCTGACCGAAGCATTCCCTGAAAAGGGCAGCAATTGGTGGTTTTTTCCCGGCAATTTTCAGGAAATCACCTGGCACGAATTTAGCAACTCGAATCCGCCTGAGCATTTCGATCAACTAGCATTTAAATCGGACGAACAACGGTTATCCCCCCCGGAAGTAGTCAATGAGGATGAAAACGATGAAAAAATTTCTCACTACAACGCTGACCGTTTTATTGGCGTTGTCCCCAATCGCTAATGGGGCGAGTAGTCGTTCATCCGCAAAAGAGCGCAGGGTACAGGATATACGTTCTTTTGCAGGCGATGACGAATTAGGAACGGGAAAAGCGGGAAGACGTAAAATTTCCCCCCAACTGGAAGAGAGTTTGCAGGAGAATAATCTGAGGCAAAAACCCAATAAACGGCAAAAAGTGATTATTCAATTGCGTGAAATGCCAAAAGCCCCGGATGCCATGATGATACAAGCCGTGAGCGAGACCATGGACGAGCAAATGTTGAGTGCCGAAATCAATACCAACGACATGCGCTCGACGGTTCTGCGTTCAAAAATCGAAGGGTTAACCGGACGCTTGAAAAAAGCCTTCAATGCGATAGGCATGATTAGTGCGGATATGCCGCTGGCGAAAATTCGTGAACTCGCGGATGATTCGGAGGTTGCCTATATCAGTCCCGATAGACAGACGACCTCAACCGGTCACATTGAAACCACATCCGGTGCGCTTGCCGCGCGTACCTTAGGTGGCACGATTTCTTATAATGGCAGCGGGATCGGCGTTGCGGTTCTCGACAGTGGCATTGACCCGAACCATAATCTGGTTAAAGCCTCAGCCAATCATCCGGGTATCGTTTTTCAAAAAGATTTCACGGTTACTTCAGGAACCGGCAACCCGGCAGACCCCTTTGGTCATGGTACGCACGTCGCTTCTATCATTAATGGCAGTGACTTGGTTTCAAATGGCGCGTATCGCGGTATTGCGCCGGGTGTTAATATCCTCAACCTGAAAGTATTGGACGACAGCGGCAGTGGCGCGTCGAGCTTTGCGCTTGCCGCTCTCGATTGGTGTATTGCCAACAAAACCACCTACAACATCCGCGTCATCAACCTGAGTTTGGGAGCGCCTGCGGTAGATTCCTACACCAATGATCCGCTGTGTCTGGCAGCAAAACGCGCTCATGATGCAGGTATTGTAGTGGTCGCGGCTGCCGGTAATGACGGTAAAACATCAACCGGGCAAAAGCTCTTTGGCACTATCCATTCACCCGGCGCTGAACCGGCGATTATCACCGTCGGCGCTACGAATACCTATGGAACCAACCTGCGTTCAGATGATGCGGTGGCGAGTTACAGTTCTCGCGGCCCGACGCGCGGTTCCCGGTTAGTCGGGCTTATCAAAAAGTATGACAATTTTATTAAACCGGATGTCGTGGCACCGGGTAATAAAATCATTGCCGCCCGATCAAACAATGCTACCGGTGGCGGTAACGGGCTGGTCAATAGCAATCCTAATTTCGCAGTTGGTACGCAAACCGATCCCACCAATAAATTAATGCGCATGAGCGGCACCTCAATGGCAGCACCTATCGTCGCCGGCGCAGCCGCTTTAATGCTTCAGGCAAATCCCAACCTCACGCCGAGTTTGGTAAAAGCCATCCTCATGTATTCAGCGCAACCTATCATGGGAGCCAGCAGCTTTGAGCAAGGCGCAGGCCGAGTCAATGTTGAAGGCGCTGTGCGGTTGGCGAAATTGGCGGTAGTTTCGTCTGCCATGACGAAAGGCCAAGCCTTGATTAGCTTGCCGACAACCCAATCGAGCACCATCGTCGGCGTTGCCTGCCCTTGGGGCAAAGGCATGGTCACCAACTATTGTCTGGTGTACGGCGATGCTTTGATGACCTACTGGCAAAGCGTTTATGTACAGGGAAGAAGACTGAACGATGCCACAACCTTTGCGGGCAGTGTGCTGACCATAAACACCATAGACATAACCGCCGGTGTCAGCAAAACTCAGGGCGCTTTATCGTCCAGCGGGACGCTGATTGCCGACGGCACGTTGGTTTCCGATGGTTGTTTACTTGCCGACGGCACGTTGATTGCCGATGGTACGTTGATTGCCGACGGCACCTTGATTTCCGACGGTACGTTGGTTTCCGACGGTACGCTGATCGCTGACAGTCGAGCCAGAACTCTGACAGCTTTACTTGGCGATGACACAAGCGCTATGGAAGCAGAATAACAGTTGTAGCAACTTAATTAGAACTTTGAATGGAGATGGCAATGTTACCGTTACAGAAAATCCAGCAAAGCGAAGAATATAAGAGCTACAGACTGCGTGTCGTGCCCCGTCAAGAGGTACGGGAATTGACGGACCAGGACTTTGAAGCTGTTATCAAGCTCTTAAAACAAGATCACCTTAGAGCAGTTCAATTGCGTGGGTTGATTCAAGATTATGGCATCTCAAACACCGCAGCGCTTCGTGGTCGTTTGTTTGGCTACTACGAAGATGGTGAGTTGCTGAACCTAGCGCTTCTCGGACACCACATCCTCATTTACAAAGAGTATGAGGGAATCAAACAATTCGCAGAAAAAGCTGCTGAAATCAACGCCCAGGGCTACCTGGTGCTCGGACCGAAAGGTCAAGTCGAAGAATTTTATGCCTGCTTATCAGAACTGGGACGCCAGTCGCGTATGCGTAGCGACCAACTCTGGTATGTATGCCGCACCCTACAACTGAAAGCGGATTCCGTACAATTGCAACTCGCAAAGCCGGAACAACTGGATGAAATCGTTGAAACCCACGCCCTGCTGGTGATGGAACAAAATGGCGGCATTGACCCGCGCGCCAAAGACCCGGAAGGTTTCCGCCGTCGCGCTCTTGAACGCATCGAAGGCAGCCGCACCTGGGTTAAGGTTGAAGATGGAAAAATTATCTTCAAGGCGGAATTGGTCAGTGAATCGCCCGAAGCCGTATACCTGGAAGGTATCTGGACACATCCCGAATACCGCAATCAAGGGATCGGCACTCGTTGCGCGACCGAACTGGTCAATCGTTTTCACCTGCAAAAGAAGGCCGTCGGTATTTTAGTTGAACCACAGGAAATCACCGCCATGCACATCTATGAACGCATAGGCTTTGTGCACGAAGAAGACCACTTGGCGCATTTCCTTACCCCTCTGGATTAAACTCTCATTGCGTGAGCAAGGACGCCGCAATTCCCAGCGATTTTGCTCACGCAATGACCTCACAACTTTCACCTCTATTTGCTGCTTACAAATTAAAACTGGATAAACTTCGCCGCATCGCTGAAAATAGACGCCTCGAAAAACTGATTCCGGTTGAGGCTGACTAAATGTTCAAAAAAGTTTTGCTGCTTTCTGCATCCGCCGGCGCAGGCCACATTCGCGCCGCCCAAGCCATCGAACGCGCCATGATTGAGATGAACGCGGCTACGAAAATCCGCCACGTCGATGCGCTCCAGTTCACTAATAAAATTTTTCGCGCGCTCTATTCCAAAGCTTATATTGAACTCGTGAATCGCGCCCCCGACGCTTTGGGTTGGCTCTATGACCAGTTCGATAAGCCCTGGGA encodes the following:
- a CDS encoding carbon-nitrogen hydrolase, whose translation is MQKEKNFKVGLVQMQMSKDIDDNLRRAVAMCEDAAQQGAEVICLPELFRSEYFCQREDAELFDLAEPIPGTATEALGKVARQAKVTIVASLFERRAVGLYHNTVAYINAQGEVADLYRKMHIPDDPAYYEKFYFTPGDLGFKAFDTDAGRVGTLICWDQWYPEGARLTALRGANVLFYPTAIGWHPHEKAQYGAQQRDAWRTIQRAHAIANGVYVAAVNRVGHEKWKEDVAGIEFWGTTFLCDPFGVVIAEGSIDKEEILIGEIDIARMEDVRRNWPFLRDRRIDAYVGIDRRFLDE
- a CDS encoding secondary thiamine-phosphate synthase enzyme YjbQ encodes the protein MKSYRKELWFNISTRRAFINITPQVEACLKESGIKEGLCLVNPMHISSSVFINDDESGLHHDYEVFLERLAPHEPIGQYRHNDTGEDNADAHIKRQIMGREVVVAITNGKLDFGTWEQIFYGEFDGNRRKRVLVKIIGE
- a CDS encoding SOS response-associated peptidase: MCGRFVRSRTIDEIAEAFFIDIVEADLQPSFNIAPTQNLLAISGNSVKRLTAMRWGLIPSWAKDDSLAAKMINARAETIIEKPSFKTPFKNSRCLIVADGFYEWKKTGKEKIPFYIHLKSDEPFAFAGLFDHWETPEGQVLTTCTIITTEANDLMRDLHERMPVILPREQHELWLDASVKNQNVLLEMLQPFSADLMEAYEVSRLVNSPRNNSPACIKRV
- a CDS encoding AhpC/TSA family protein — protein: MQNVNYPAIVFVYQGTVKEGEEFFNRFWKEARAIADRPKRFYEAFDLRRGNLVQLLGPAVIARGVQAAAKGNFVGKPVGDTTILSGYFLIQKNQIVWQYLSKHSGDHPDFKQLNQ
- a CDS encoding S8 family serine peptidase, with the protein product MKKFLTTTLTVLLALSPIANGASSRSSAKERRVQDIRSFAGDDELGTGKAGRRKISPQLEESLQENNLRQKPNKRQKVIIQLREMPKAPDAMMIQAVSETMDEQMLSAEINTNDMRSTVLRSKIEGLTGRLKKAFNAIGMISADMPLAKIRELADDSEVAYISPDRQTTSTGHIETTSGALAARTLGGTISYNGSGIGVAVLDSGIDPNHNLVKASANHPGIVFQKDFTVTSGTGNPADPFGHGTHVASIINGSDLVSNGAYRGIAPGVNILNLKVLDDSGSGASSFALAALDWCIANKTTYNIRVINLSLGAPAVDSYTNDPLCLAAKRAHDAGIVVVAAAGNDGKTSTGQKLFGTIHSPGAEPAIITVGATNTYGTNLRSDDAVASYSSRGPTRGSRLVGLIKKYDNFIKPDVVAPGNKIIAARSNNATGGGNGLVNSNPNFAVGTQTDPTNKLMRMSGTSMAAPIVAGAAALMLQANPNLTPSLVKAILMYSAQPIMGASSFEQGAGRVNVEGAVRLAKLAVVSSAMTKGQALISLPTTQSSTIVGVACPWGKGMVTNYCLVYGDALMTYWQSVYVQGRRLNDATTFAGSVLTINTIDITAGVSKTQGALSSSGTLIADGTLVSDGCLLADGTLIADGTLIADGTLISDGTLVSDGTLIADSRARTLTALLGDDTSAMEAE
- a CDS encoding GNAT family N-acetyltransferase — encoded protein: MRGLIQDYGISNTAALRGRLFGYYEDGELLNLALLGHHILIYKEYEGIKQFAEKAAEINAQGYLVLGPKGQVEEFYACLSELGRQSRMRSDQLWYVCRTLQLKADSVQLQLAKPEQLDEIVETHALLVMEQNGGIDPRAKDPEGFRRRALERIEGSRTWVKVEDGKIIFKAELVSESPEAVYLEGIWTHPEYRNQGIGTRCATELVNRFHLQKKAVGILVEPQEITAMHIYERIGFVHEEDHLAHFLTPLD